A genomic segment from Streptosporangium roseum DSM 43021 encodes:
- a CDS encoding SpoIIE family protein phosphatase produces MTLNTAHFDAGDMLFFYTDGIVERRGRDLGDGLNALLDAAARCVEGDLEKDITCVLKQLGGDQSDDDICMLALRVL; encoded by the coding sequence ATAACGCTGAACACGGCGCACTTCGACGCGGGCGACATGCTGTTCTTCTATACCGACGGCATCGTGGAGCGCCGGGGCCGGGATCTCGGCGACGGTCTGAACGCGCTGCTCGACGCGGCGGCCCGGTGCGTCGAGGGCGACCTGGAGAAGGACATCACGTGCGTCCTCAAACAGCTCGGCGGCGACCAGTCCGACGACGACATCTGCATGCTGGCCCTGCGCGTCCTGTAG
- a CDS encoding gamma-glutamyltransferase family protein — MLNTRYARSGMVCTVDHLASSAGVAMLERGGSAADAAIAANAVLAVTAPHMCGLGGDLFALVHDGTGAPAALNASGRAGSGADAERLRAEGHDRMPHRHDVRSTPVPGCADGWLALHGRYGRLPAAEVLAPAIGHARDGFPASPLMIPALETVGPLCEDFASARRAGDLIRRPGVARALEALADGRDGFYLGEFGQGLLEVGGGEYTEDDLAKASAEWVDPLRVRAFGHDVWTMPPNSQGYLLLLALGIAEGLDLPSDPGDPLWAHLLVEAARMAGHDRPELLFDGASVEEALGSAAARRALIHPARRVAVRDLTSPGDTTYLCAVDGDGMGVSLIQSNAAGFGGMVFEPRTGINLHNRGIGFSLVPGHPAEYGPGRRPPHTLVPALVTRPDGSLRSVVGTMGGDAQPQILLQVLTRLLAHGQTPGEAIGAARWRLASGGTGFDTWDAPDQAMVEVEAGGPWGDGLRDRGHPVGAAPYGSTFGHAHLIDLLPSGVLAGAADPRSIIGAAAGL, encoded by the coding sequence ATGCTCAACACCCGCTATGCGCGCTCTGGAATGGTCTGCACGGTCGATCACCTCGCTTCCAGCGCGGGCGTGGCCATGTTGGAGCGGGGAGGTTCGGCGGCCGACGCGGCGATCGCGGCGAACGCCGTACTGGCGGTGACCGCCCCGCACATGTGCGGACTGGGCGGTGATCTGTTCGCGCTCGTCCACGACGGCACCGGCGCGCCCGCGGCGCTCAACGCCTCCGGGCGGGCGGGGTCGGGCGCCGACGCCGAGCGGCTGCGCGCCGAGGGGCACGACCGCATGCCGCACCGCCACGACGTCCGCTCGACCCCGGTGCCGGGCTGCGCGGACGGCTGGCTGGCCCTGCACGGCCGGTACGGCAGGCTGCCGGCGGCGGAGGTGCTGGCACCGGCGATCGGGCACGCCCGTGACGGCTTCCCCGCCTCGCCGCTGATGATCCCCGCCCTGGAGACGGTCGGCCCGCTGTGCGAGGACTTCGCCTCGGCCCGGCGGGCCGGTGACCTGATCAGGCGGCCCGGGGTGGCTCGGGCGCTGGAGGCCCTGGCCGACGGCCGCGACGGGTTCTACCTCGGCGAGTTCGGCCAGGGGCTGCTCGAGGTCGGCGGCGGCGAGTACACCGAGGACGACCTCGCCAAGGCGAGCGCCGAATGGGTGGATCCGCTGCGGGTGAGGGCCTTCGGGCACGACGTGTGGACCATGCCGCCCAACTCGCAGGGATACCTGCTGCTGCTGGCCCTCGGCATCGCCGAAGGGCTCGACCTGCCCTCCGACCCGGGCGATCCGCTCTGGGCGCACCTGCTGGTGGAGGCCGCGCGGATGGCCGGGCACGACCGGCCGGAGCTGCTGTTCGACGGCGCCTCCGTCGAGGAGGCGCTGGGCTCGGCCGCCGCGCGCCGCGCCCTGATCCACCCCGCCCGCCGGGTGGCGGTCCGCGACCTCACCTCGCCTGGCGACACCACCTATCTGTGCGCGGTGGACGGCGACGGCATGGGCGTCTCGCTGATCCAGTCCAACGCCGCGGGGTTCGGCGGAATGGTCTTCGAACCTCGCACCGGCATCAACCTGCACAACCGCGGCATCGGGTTCTCGCTGGTCCCGGGCCACCCCGCCGAGTACGGTCCCGGCCGGCGCCCGCCGCACACCCTTGTCCCCGCCCTCGTCACCCGCCCCGACGGGTCGCTCCGCTCGGTCGTGGGCACGATGGGCGGCGACGCCCAGCCGCAGATCCTGCTCCAGGTCCTGACCCGCCTGCTCGCCCACGGCCAGACACCCGGTGAGGCCATCGGCGCCGCCCGCTGGCGGCTGGCCTCCGGCGGCACCGGCTTCGACACCTGGGACGCCCCCGACCAGGCCATGGTCGAGGTCGAGGCCGGCGGTCCGTGGGGCGACGGCCTGCGCGACCGGGGCCACCCCGTCGGCGCCGCGCCGTACGGCTCCACCTTCGGCCACGCCCACCTGATCGACCTGCTGCCCTCGGGCGTCCTGGCCGGGGCGGCCGACCCGCGGTCGATCATCGGGGCCGCCGCCGGACTCTGA
- a CDS encoding DUF5709 domain-containing protein encodes MSEMPPDRKGLSDEQAVEVEEWTDDLGLNHEIREDDPEHRDTLDERLWREAPERERAPRDENRLVAPDEGIGPDETSEEYARDVGADDGDLSAEERAIHIDPDA; translated from the coding sequence ATGAGCGAAATGCCCCCAGACCGCAAGGGTCTGAGCGACGAGCAGGCGGTCGAGGTCGAGGAGTGGACCGACGACCTCGGCCTCAACCACGAGATCCGCGAGGACGACCCCGAGCACCGGGACACCCTCGACGAACGCCTCTGGCGCGAAGCCCCGGAGCGCGAGCGGGCCCCGCGCGACGAGAACCGCCTCGTGGCACCGGACGAGGGCATCGGCCCGGACGAGACGTCCGAGGAGTACGCCCGGGACGTCGGGGCCGACGACGGCGACCTGTCAGCCGAGGAGCGCGCCATCCACATCGACCCCGACGCCTGA
- a CDS encoding M6 family metalloprotease domain-containing protein, with protein MTRPPRLLKALIAAVVLIPIGIASVPASADPSPAPEHPWRLDHWPQTQPWQQDEPAATLRAKPGAPAPIDPQNWKNPDHMTWADYKKPPGTNWADPAVKGSKRTFRGALVLLDYPNQPFVVTQPQGSTVFKNPSAEAHDIPREQVAGFYKDFLNTPNQLNRGHTIHEYWMEDSGGRYGVDLTAFGPYQMPGKSHEYAMEFQAGTGCPAGDSCNKNIRTDGRAAWVGAEGPEIPAGFDFVFFLSAGQDESATWQEFGPIKFPAKEAVTDDFGPPDPALPNWANTRYVEWTSWASASSIWPNAGGGSSTQAESSGQGVYAHELSHILGIGDNYNNPFGVPPRRAYTGIWEMLSRGSFNGPGGPHSRWMIPPTGGGSMGAQHMLRNKIKLEMVDEQNVLRLSREALADSGLVVAKVTARVVQPGPTGLSGVNIAFGDGDRSPACAIATDPFCDGGGYDNYTVEVVDRMGADSFTPDSGVLLAKTKNQDRAPFEWVVDANPQDIGMTDYVLPDGTAVPITIGDYRQLSDALFHAGADSGAEFEYVDEANRLHFYVLDLQRDRKGVLSYTVAVRSLDGAGPQKRGVKLLPAAGIPDGKGLSFCKFPLFNTGRSAPAQGQHPEDVSAYLKSDVYRLSATVEGNGWTASVPNRLAGVDFGKQALVGVKAQRASGGSRLAKVTLTATSESDPSKTAKATCHVIGL; from the coding sequence GTGACTCGACCCCCCAGGTTACTGAAAGCACTGATCGCAGCGGTGGTGCTGATCCCGATCGGCATCGCCTCCGTCCCCGCCTCCGCCGACCCCTCTCCCGCGCCCGAGCATCCCTGGCGACTGGACCACTGGCCCCAGACCCAGCCCTGGCAGCAGGACGAACCCGCGGCCACGCTGCGCGCCAAGCCCGGCGCCCCGGCCCCGATCGACCCGCAGAACTGGAAGAACCCGGACCACATGACGTGGGCCGACTACAAGAAGCCGCCGGGCACCAACTGGGCCGATCCCGCGGTCAAGGGTTCCAAGCGCACCTTCCGCGGCGCGCTGGTCCTGCTCGACTACCCCAACCAGCCGTTCGTGGTCACCCAGCCCCAGGGGTCGACGGTCTTCAAGAACCCCAGCGCCGAGGCCCACGACATCCCGCGCGAGCAGGTCGCCGGGTTCTACAAGGACTTCCTCAACACTCCCAACCAGCTCAACCGCGGCCACACCATCCACGAGTACTGGATGGAGGACTCCGGGGGCCGTTACGGCGTCGACCTGACCGCCTTCGGCCCGTACCAGATGCCGGGCAAGTCCCACGAGTACGCCATGGAGTTCCAGGCGGGGACCGGCTGCCCGGCGGGCGACAGCTGCAACAAGAACATCAGGACCGACGGGCGGGCCGCGTGGGTCGGCGCCGAGGGCCCCGAGATCCCCGCGGGGTTCGACTTCGTCTTCTTCCTGAGCGCCGGCCAGGACGAGTCGGCCACCTGGCAGGAGTTCGGGCCGATCAAGTTCCCGGCCAAGGAGGCGGTGACCGACGACTTCGGCCCGCCGGACCCCGCACTGCCCAACTGGGCGAACACCCGGTACGTGGAGTGGACCTCCTGGGCCTCGGCCTCCTCCATCTGGCCCAACGCCGGAGGCGGATCGTCCACCCAGGCCGAGAGCTCGGGCCAGGGCGTCTACGCCCACGAGCTCAGCCACATCCTCGGCATCGGAGACAACTACAACAACCCGTTCGGGGTGCCGCCGCGCCGGGCCTACACCGGTATCTGGGAGATGCTCAGCCGGGGCAGCTTCAACGGCCCGGGCGGCCCGCACAGCCGCTGGATGATCCCGCCCACCGGAGGCGGTTCCATGGGCGCCCAGCACATGCTCCGCAACAAGATCAAGCTTGAGATGGTGGACGAGCAGAACGTGCTGCGCCTGTCCCGCGAGGCGCTGGCCGACTCCGGTCTCGTCGTGGCCAAGGTGACGGCCCGGGTGGTCCAGCCGGGACCGACCGGCCTGTCCGGGGTCAACATCGCCTTCGGCGACGGCGACCGCAGCCCCGCCTGCGCCATCGCCACCGACCCGTTCTGCGACGGCGGCGGCTACGACAACTACACCGTCGAGGTCGTCGACCGGATGGGCGCCGACTCCTTCACCCCCGACTCCGGCGTGCTGCTGGCCAAGACCAAGAACCAGGACCGCGCGCCCTTCGAGTGGGTCGTCGACGCCAACCCGCAGGACATCGGCATGACCGACTACGTCCTGCCCGACGGCACCGCCGTGCCCATCACGATCGGCGACTACCGCCAGCTGTCGGACGCCCTGTTCCACGCGGGCGCCGACTCCGGGGCCGAGTTCGAGTACGTGGACGAGGCCAACAGGCTCCACTTCTACGTCCTCGACCTGCAGCGCGACCGCAAGGGCGTGCTGTCCTACACGGTGGCCGTCCGCTCCCTGGACGGCGCCGGGCCGCAGAAGCGCGGTGTGAAGCTGCTGCCCGCCGCCGGGATCCCCGACGGCAAGGGCCTGTCCTTCTGCAAGTTCCCGCTGTTCAACACCGGCAGGTCCGCCCCCGCCCAGGGGCAGCACCCCGAGGACGTGAGCGCCTACCTCAAGAGTGACGTCTACCGGCTGTCGGCCACCGTCGAGGGCAACGGCTGGACGGCCTCGGTGCCCAACCGGCTCGCCGGCGTGGACTTCGGCAAGCAGGCGCTGGTGGGCGTCAAGGCCCAGCGTGCCTCCGGAGGCAGCCGGCTGGCCAAGGTCACGCTGACGGCCACCTCCGAGAGCGACCCGTCCAAGACCGCCAAGGCCACCTGTCACGTGATCGGCCTGTAG
- a CDS encoding MarR family winged helix-turn-helix transcriptional regulator encodes METELADLVHGVGHRLRRGYGERLGPLGLSPGQARALRVIADAEPPLKMVQLAERLRIVPRSVTPVVDALEEAGLVRREVDPASRRSTLLVITPEGRTEYGRVREARRKVAEELFAVLTPDQREQLRELLSVVDHQAG; translated from the coding sequence GTGGAGACGGAACTGGCCGATCTCGTGCACGGCGTCGGCCATCGACTGCGGCGCGGTTACGGCGAGCGGCTCGGGCCGCTCGGGTTGAGCCCCGGCCAGGCGCGGGCGCTGCGCGTGATCGCCGACGCCGAGCCGCCGCTCAAGATGGTGCAGCTCGCCGAGAGGCTCAGGATCGTGCCGCGCTCGGTCACTCCCGTCGTGGACGCCCTGGAAGAGGCCGGTCTGGTCCGCCGGGAGGTCGATCCGGCCAGCCGCCGCTCCACCCTGCTGGTGATCACCCCCGAGGGCAGGACGGAGTACGGCCGGGTGCGCGAGGCGCGCAGGAAGGTGGCCGAGGAGCTGTTCGCCGTGCTCACCCCCGACCAGCGGGAGCAGCTCAGGGAGCTGTTGAGCGTGGTCGACCACCAGGCCGGCTAG
- a CDS encoding HAD family hydrolase, with amino-acid sequence MVRALVFDVGETLIDETRIWSRWADRLGVTRFTMLGVLGGVAALDRPHSDAFELIRPGFDLEAEQEAWKREDPDGLRVNFDADDLYPDVRAGLAALRDLGYELIIAGNQPPQAYDALTAMDLPVDAIHTSDGWGVSKPDPAFFAKVVAVSGREPGEILYVGDRLDNDIRPARAAGMWTALIRRGPWGHLHAARPEAGEADFVVDDFPALVAALTHKTAG; translated from the coding sequence GTGGTGCGGGCGTTGGTGTTCGATGTCGGGGAGACGCTGATCGACGAGACGCGGATCTGGTCGCGCTGGGCCGACCGGCTGGGCGTCACCCGGTTCACGATGCTCGGCGTGCTGGGCGGCGTGGCCGCGCTCGACCGGCCGCACTCCGACGCCTTCGAGCTGATCAGGCCCGGGTTCGACCTGGAGGCGGAGCAGGAGGCCTGGAAGCGGGAGGACCCCGACGGGCTCCGGGTGAACTTCGACGCCGACGACCTCTATCCGGACGTGCGGGCCGGCCTGGCCGCGCTGCGCGACCTGGGATACGAGCTGATCATCGCGGGCAACCAGCCGCCGCAGGCCTACGACGCGCTGACCGCGATGGACCTGCCCGTCGACGCGATCCACACCTCCGACGGCTGGGGCGTCTCCAAGCCCGACCCCGCTTTCTTCGCCAAGGTCGTCGCGGTGTCGGGGCGGGAGCCGGGGGAGATCCTCTACGTGGGCGACCGGCTCGACAACGACATCCGTCCCGCCCGCGCGGCCGGCATGTGGACCGCGCTGATCCGCCGGGGTCCCTGGGGTCACCTCCACGCCGCGCGGCCCGAGGCGGGTGAGGCCGACTTCGTCGTCGACGACTTCCCCGCCCTCGTCGCGGCGCTGACCCACAAGACGGCCGGGTGA
- a CDS encoding NUDIX domain-containing protein, translating to MSKTYLEPAEWYATLPSVFTSACLLLTDTEDRVLLVKPNYRPGWSFPGGIVEAGEAPHDGAVREVAEELGVSVEAGELLVVHWSPPSEERPRSMINFLFDGGVLSDPARIRLQVEELDDAAFLPWDTAVTLLPAHTAARLPAAHLARRDRRPVYLPGGLPDTSG from the coding sequence ATGAGCAAGACCTACCTGGAACCGGCCGAGTGGTATGCCACCCTGCCCAGCGTGTTCACCTCGGCCTGCCTGCTGCTCACCGACACCGAGGACCGCGTCCTGCTGGTCAAACCCAACTACCGGCCGGGCTGGAGCTTCCCCGGTGGGATCGTCGAGGCCGGTGAGGCGCCGCACGACGGCGCCGTGCGCGAAGTCGCCGAGGAGCTCGGCGTGTCCGTCGAGGCGGGCGAGCTCCTCGTGGTCCACTGGTCGCCGCCGTCGGAGGAACGCCCCCGCTCCATGATCAACTTCCTGTTCGACGGCGGCGTCCTGAGCGATCCGGCCCGCATAAGGCTGCAGGTCGAGGAGCTCGACGACGCGGCCTTCCTCCCCTGGGACACCGCCGTCACCCTGCTTCCGGCGCACACCGCCGCCCGCCTGCCCGCCGCCCACCTCGCCCGGAGGGACAGGCGCCCCGTCTACCTGCCGGGCGGCCTGCCGGACACCTCCGGCTGA
- a CDS encoding ABC transporter ATP-binding protein, which produces MNDEPRAPLGRIVALFRPYRGRLAVVGALIALSSLVSLASPFMLREVLDDAIPNGRTGLLTLLALGMVAVAVTTSVLDVVQTLISTTVGQRVMHDLRTAVYGHLQRMSLAFFTRTRTGEVQSRIASDIGGMQSVVTSTAASIVSNLTTVVATIIAMLVLDWRLTVVSLLLLPVFVGISRRVGRERRKITSERQRKMAALSSMVQESLSISGILLGRTMGRGPELTRRFSTASDELADLEVRSSMAGRWRQSTIQIIMAAMPAMIYWATGLTSAVSIGTVVAFTTLQMNLFRPTVSLLRLGVDVQSSLALFARIFEYLDLSVDIHPGTRTLAEVRGEVRLEHVDFSYGEAPTLSEVNLTVPAGTSLAVVGETGSGKTTLSYLLPRLYDVTGGRVTVDGVDVRELTFETLAETVGVVSQETYLFHSSIADNLRFAKPSATDSELVEAARAARIHDHIMSLPDGYDTMVGERGYRFSGGEKQRLAIARTLLRNPPVLILDEATSALDTQTERAVQEALDTLSHGRTTITIAHRLSTVRDADQIVVLERGRVVERGTHAQLLAADGPYAALVRRDEPVAAAA; this is translated from the coding sequence ATGAACGACGAACCCCGCGCTCCCCTGGGGCGCATCGTCGCCCTGTTCCGCCCCTACCGAGGCCGGTTGGCCGTGGTCGGCGCCCTCATCGCGCTGTCCTCGCTGGTCTCCCTCGCGTCGCCGTTCATGCTCCGCGAGGTGCTCGACGACGCCATCCCCAACGGCAGGACCGGCCTGCTGACGCTGCTGGCACTCGGCATGGTCGCGGTCGCCGTCACCACCAGCGTGCTCGACGTCGTCCAGACGCTGATCTCCACCACCGTGGGCCAGCGCGTCATGCACGACCTGCGCACCGCCGTGTACGGCCACCTCCAGCGCATGTCCCTGGCCTTCTTCACCCGCACCCGCACCGGCGAGGTGCAGTCGCGCATCGCCAGCGACATCGGCGGCATGCAGTCGGTGGTCACCTCCACCGCCGCCTCGATCGTCTCGAACCTGACCACCGTGGTGGCGACGATCATCGCGATGCTGGTCCTGGACTGGCGGCTGACCGTCGTGTCGCTGCTGCTGCTGCCCGTCTTCGTCGGGATCAGCCGCAGGGTCGGCCGCGAGCGCCGGAAGATCACCTCCGAGCGGCAGCGGAAGATGGCCGCCCTCTCCTCGATGGTCCAGGAATCGCTGTCGATCAGCGGGATCCTGCTGGGCCGGACGATGGGCCGCGGCCCCGAGCTCACCCGGCGCTTCTCCACCGCCTCCGACGAGCTGGCCGACCTGGAGGTCCGCTCCAGCATGGCCGGACGGTGGCGGCAGTCCACCATCCAGATCATCATGGCGGCCATGCCCGCGATGATCTACTGGGCCACCGGGCTGACCTCGGCCGTCTCCATCGGCACCGTCGTCGCCTTCACCACACTCCAGATGAACCTGTTCCGGCCCACCGTGTCGCTGCTGCGCCTCGGCGTGGACGTGCAGAGCTCCCTCGCCCTGTTCGCCAGGATCTTCGAGTATCTCGACCTGTCCGTGGACATCCACCCCGGCACCCGGACGCTGGCGGAGGTGCGCGGCGAGGTCCGCCTGGAGCACGTGGACTTCTCCTACGGCGAGGCTCCGACCCTGTCGGAGGTGAACCTCACGGTCCCGGCGGGCACGTCCCTGGCCGTGGTGGGCGAGACCGGCTCCGGCAAGACCACGCTGAGCTACCTGCTCCCCCGCCTCTACGACGTGACCGGCGGCCGCGTCACCGTCGACGGCGTGGACGTGCGCGAGCTGACCTTCGAGACGCTGGCCGAGACGGTCGGCGTGGTCTCCCAGGAGACCTACCTGTTCCACTCCTCGATCGCCGACAACCTCCGCTTCGCCAAGCCCTCCGCGACGGACTCCGAGCTCGTCGAGGCCGCACGCGCCGCCCGGATCCACGACCACATCATGTCGCTGCCCGACGGCTACGACACCATGGTCGGCGAGCGCGGCTACCGGTTCTCCGGCGGCGAGAAGCAGCGCCTGGCCATCGCCCGCACGCTGCTGCGCAACCCGCCCGTGCTGATCCTCGACGAGGCCACCAGCGCCCTCGACACGCAGACCGAGCGCGCGGTCCAGGAAGCCCTGGACACCCTGTCGCACGGCCGTACCACCATCACGATCGCCCACCGCCTGTCCACGGTCCGCGACGCCGACCAGATCGTGGTCCTGGAGCGCGGCCGCGTCGTCGAGCGCGGCACCCACGCCCAGCTCCTCGCCGCCGACGGCCCCTACGCCGCCCTCGTCCGGCGTGACGAGCCCGTGGCCGCCGCCGCCTGA
- a CDS encoding Uma2 family endonuclease — protein sequence MTAQGRLPRHTPAEDHPLPRTPREFFESLPPTLRLRAEIIDGNLILSPSGIPRHGRIAMHMAFALLPILDEHGWESFAGNVDVCIEGPRDTVIPDYCLALRDAPLWGDREILSSGLIMVAEIVSPGSMETDRATKPRIYAGCGIPIMLIIDPVASPATVTVLSNPEDGAYRTTTRTEMGKPVRIPAPVDFELDTSIFL from the coding sequence ATGACAGCACAGGGACGACTCCCTCGGCACACCCCCGCCGAAGACCACCCACTACCCCGCACGCCGAGGGAGTTCTTCGAGTCCCTCCCCCCCACCCTCCGCCTCCGCGCCGAGATCATCGACGGGAACCTAATCTTGAGCCCTTCAGGCATCCCCCGGCACGGCCGCATCGCCATGCACATGGCCTTCGCGTTGCTTCCCATCTTGGACGAACACGGATGGGAAAGCTTTGCGGGAAACGTCGACGTCTGCATCGAAGGGCCACGCGACACCGTGATCCCCGACTACTGCCTGGCCCTCAGAGACGCTCCGCTCTGGGGTGACCGGGAGATCCTCTCCTCAGGGCTGATCATGGTGGCCGAGATTGTCTCGCCCGGGAGCATGGAGACGGACCGCGCCACGAAGCCCCGGATCTACGCGGGTTGCGGTATTCCGATCATGCTGATCATCGATCCCGTCGCTTCCCCGGCAACGGTCACCGTCCTCAGCAATCCCGAGGACGGCGCCTACCGGACCACCACGCGCACCGAAATGGGCAAGCCGGTCCGGATCCCCGCCCCCGTCGACTTCGAGCTGGACACCTCGATCTTCCTGTAG
- a CDS encoding SpoIIE family protein phosphatase gives MSAGHPPPVLVRDGRATFLKGAPGTMLGAFEVMEYTVSFSAVNDRACSSSPSMGSTVQAASSAA, from the coding sequence ATCTCCGCCGGCCACCCGCCCCCCGTCCTGGTCCGTGACGGCCGGGCCACCTTCCTGAAGGGCGCCCCCGGCACCATGCTCGGGGCGTTCGAGGTTATGGAGTACACGGTCAGCTTCTCGGCCGTAAACGACCGAGCTTGCAGCTCCTCGCCGTCGATGGGTTCGACGGTTCAGGCCGCGTCGTCGGCAGCGTGA
- a CDS encoding amidohydrolase family protein, with product MPTRAGHGIGTRALPQVVVHTAPLVLPVCEPPVVDGAVAVRGDRVIRIGPRREIEAAHPDLTPVRWPGMIVPGLVDAHLRLDRAPARSAVHGVTAVAGVAGDLDAASSAAEAGLGGVTYLETRCEDEARWERDGRDRLITAIREVGHPGVVGIAPHSPDPVVMEDLAILSRTFGLRLHVELGRHPAGFLDEVGALGPGCHVAISGPLDEADRKLLRIRGTAVAIASPFAAEGLLDGEVTIAFGTRTGGDPLAAARALARDGSPGTALDRLLVEAVTLGGARALGMAEGPGRLGSLGRDSRADFAVFAVEADERTAYTALLREGPGRCVATVVGGRSRRTGDGRKTETRRPA from the coding sequence ATGCCCACGCGTGCGGGCCACGGCATCGGCACGCGTGCGCTCCCGCAGGTCGTCGTGCACACCGCGCCTCTCGTCCTCCCCGTCTGCGAGCCGCCCGTCGTCGACGGCGCCGTCGCCGTCCGGGGCGACCGGGTGATCCGGATCGGCCCGCGCCGGGAGATCGAGGCCGCCCACCCCGACCTCACTCCGGTCCGGTGGCCCGGGATGATCGTACCGGGACTGGTCGACGCCCACCTCCGTCTCGACCGGGCTCCGGCCCGGTCGGCCGTCCACGGCGTCACCGCGGTCGCGGGCGTGGCGGGCGACCTGGACGCCGCGTCCTCGGCCGCCGAGGCCGGCCTCGGCGGCGTGACCTACCTCGAGACACGCTGCGAGGACGAGGCACGGTGGGAGAGGGACGGGCGCGACCGGCTGATCACCGCCATCCGCGAGGTGGGCCACCCGGGCGTCGTCGGCATCGCCCCGCACTCCCCCGACCCCGTGGTCATGGAGGATCTGGCCATCCTGTCGCGGACGTTCGGGCTCCGGCTCCACGTCGAGTTGGGGCGCCATCCGGCCGGCTTCCTGGACGAGGTGGGGGCCCTCGGGCCAGGCTGCCACGTGGCGATCTCCGGTCCGCTCGACGAGGCGGACCGCAAGCTGCTGCGGATCCGGGGCACGGCGGTGGCGATCGCGTCGCCGTTCGCCGCCGAGGGGCTGCTCGACGGAGAGGTCACCATCGCGTTCGGCACCCGGACGGGCGGCGACCCGCTGGCGGCCGCCCGCGCGCTCGCCCGCGACGGTTCTCCCGGCACCGCCCTCGACAGGCTCCTGGTCGAGGCGGTGACGCTGGGTGGGGCGCGGGCCCTGGGCATGGCCGAGGGGCCGGGCCGACTGGGCTCGCTCGGCCGGGACAGCCGGGCCGACTTCGCCGTCTTCGCCGTCGAGGCCGACGAGCGGACCGCCTACACCGCCCTGCTCCGCGAGGGACCGGGCCGGTGCGTGGCCACGGTCGTCGGCGGCCGCAGCCGGCGTACCGGCGACGGCCGGAAGACCGAGACAAGGCGTCCCGCCTGA
- a CDS encoding RNA-guided endonuclease InsQ/TnpB family protein: protein MKLVVQVRLLPTPEQAAALAATLRAVNEAATWVSALAHHQRVFRNYDLRRHAYGRIKDNYGLAAQAAQHVIKKVTDAYATLHANLRNGQVGRPGSARRERALAKPIVFRPGAAQPFDDRCLSWRMESRTVSIWTTCGRMKSVAFTASADQLTTLAAYRKGESDLLYRDGRWFLIATCDIPDRPATTPDGFLGVDLGIANLATTSGGVRHSGRALNAVRHRHRELRRRLQAKQTKSAKRLLRKRRRKEARFAADTNHTIAKRIVTEATRTGQGIALEDLQGIRDRVRLRKPQRVTLHSWSFHQLGRFVVYKARRAGVAVVYVDPAYTSQGCSACGHIDRRNRPDQETFRCTSCGFAEHADVNAARNIASRGVAGWAVSHAADDAA from the coding sequence GTGAAGCTGGTGGTGCAGGTGAGACTCCTGCCGACGCCTGAGCAGGCGGCGGCGCTGGCGGCGACTTTGCGCGCGGTCAACGAGGCGGCCACCTGGGTCTCGGCGCTCGCCCACCACCAGCGGGTGTTTCGCAATTACGACCTGCGCCGGCACGCCTACGGGCGGATCAAGGACAACTACGGGCTGGCGGCTCAGGCCGCGCAGCATGTCATCAAGAAGGTCACTGACGCCTACGCCACGCTGCACGCCAATCTCCGCAACGGACAGGTGGGCAGACCCGGCTCCGCGCGGCGCGAGCGGGCCTTGGCCAAGCCGATCGTCTTTCGCCCCGGCGCGGCCCAGCCGTTCGACGACCGCTGTCTGTCCTGGCGGATGGAGTCGCGGACGGTGTCGATCTGGACCACGTGCGGGCGGATGAAGAGCGTGGCGTTCACCGCCTCGGCCGATCAGCTCACGACGTTGGCCGCCTACCGCAAGGGCGAATCGGACCTTCTGTACCGCGATGGCAGGTGGTTTTTGATCGCTACCTGTGACATTCCCGACCGGCCAGCCACCACCCCGGACGGATTTTTGGGAGTGGACCTGGGGATCGCCAACCTCGCGACCACCAGTGGCGGGGTTCGCCACAGTGGCAGGGCTCTGAACGCGGTCCGCCACCGTCACCGCGAGCTGCGCCGCCGCTTGCAGGCCAAGCAGACCAAGTCCGCCAAGCGGCTGCTGAGGAAACGCCGCCGCAAAGAAGCGCGCTTCGCCGCGGACACCAACCACACCATTGCCAAACGCATCGTGACCGAGGCGACACGCACCGGGCAAGGGATCGCCCTGGAAGACCTCCAGGGCATCCGCGACCGGGTACGGCTCCGTAAGCCCCAGCGGGTCACGTTGCATTCGTGGAGCTTCCACCAGCTCGGCCGGTTCGTCGTTTACAAGGCCCGTCGTGCCGGGGTCGCGGTGGTGTACGTCGACCCGGCTTATACCTCGCAGGGGTGTTCGGCGTGCGGGCACATCGACAGACGCAACCGGCCGGACCAGGAGACCTTCCGCTGTACGTCGTGCGGTTTCGCTGAGCACGCCGACGTCAACGCGGCCCGCAACATCGCCTCGCGCGGTGTGGCGGGCTGGGCAGTGAGTCACGCTGCCGACGACGCGGCCTGA